GAAGACGATAAGGAGAGAGAATCCACTGATCATGTTGATGGAGGAGATGTTGATGATGAGGATAATGAATCTGGCAGCCTTGAAGACACACTAGACACTGTCACAACTGTAAGTGAACCATATTTTAAAGCAGtactcaaatcccccccccccccatattttttcCCAATTACCTGTAGTGCTGTAGTTCTCTGCAAAGCACAAACTCGCCCATGCAATGAATCCAGCATTGTCCTACTACAATCTGCTGTTCTGGTATGACACAGCAGGTCCCATGCCACCATCTTGGTCCTCTTCAACTGGCTGCCTCTTTGGGTGCAGGCAGCCAGGTCTGGTGATGCACCAGACCTTCCCTCCAGACCGCTCCCCTGTACGCTCTGTGTGCTGATCATGCAACCTCCTGGGAGATGTCATATAAatatcccagaagactgcaggaccaggTAACACTTCATTTTGGCATATGGTGGTGGAGGTggaactaaaatattttttttaaaagggaaaaaatgtaatagaaaaagggggggTTAAAGCAAAACTAACTCTCTTTGGGGCGTTAAGGTCTGCTCTAAGAATTATCTGAAGAGCTTACTAAAGAATTCAAATAAATTGTATTGGAAGAGTCACCATATACTTTGTTTCCAaatcttctataaaaaaaaaaaaacaatgcaacctGGTTACACTGTTAGAATAATGTGCTTTTCTACAATATTGAAATGCCGGTAATACTGATTCTTCCTCAAAGTTTACTAAACTATTTATAAAAGTTTTGTAAATGTGTTTTGTGATGGAATATGATATTGTTCTTTTATTGTATAGGATGTTTCAGAGGACAACAAACCTTCAAGTGAGGGGAGTCAGTTAGAACATGACCTCAGTAAAGCAGGTGAACCTGGGGACCACACTGATTTTGATAATAAATataaggatgatgaagatgaagtcAATGACAGCGATGATGAAGATCCTGAAATAGATACTGATGATGGTAAAGatgctgatgatgatgattatgaagATAATGTAAACATCAAAGTAGGGAATAGCAAAGAGACCAATGAAGACTGCGGTAATGACAATCATGAAAGCAACAAGGATAAAAAACTTCAAAATAATTTTATCAGCCGTGAGTATAGCTATGAATCCAAAGCAGACAACATGCAAAGTGATGATTCAAATACATTACTGAGTTCTAACAGTGACCTCAATATTAAAAAGGATGTTACCAGTACCTCCGTAGAAAAAAGCAAAGAAGTTACAAGGAATGTGAAGAAAGGAAAGCAGAAGATGTCTAAAAATTCCAAAGTTTTGAAAGGCAAGGACAGCAAAATTAAAAGTCTGGGTGATTCTGACATTCACAACAGCAAATTTGGTGAGGAAAAGCAAGTGTCAGCAAAACATAGGGGCTTAGACAACAGAGATTCTAAAAAAACAGGTGGCTTGGATACAGGGTTCCATAGTGAACACGAGCACTCAAACATACACAATAGCCACTCAAATGAACATATTGATTTAAAAGAAGAACTTAACTCACCAGAAGATCATGACTCACCAGAGGACCCTGACTCACCAGAGGACCCTGACTCACCAGAAGACACGGAATCACCAGAAGACACGGAATCACCAGAGGACACTCACTCACAAGAGGATGCCAACTCACTAAAGGTCACTCACTCGGCAGAAGATACACACTCACCAGAAGACATTAACTCACCAGAGGATACTCACTCATCAGAGAAAACCAACTCACCAGAGGACACCCACTCGAAGGAAGATGTGCATTTAAAAGTAGGTGATAAACAGTCAAAGGCAGGCACTAGTTTGTCAGAAGAACAATCTAGTCCCTCAAATGAGGATGTCACCCAGTCCAAAGAATCAAAAGAAGATGTTACTAAGTCAGTAGAAGATATCACTGATTCAGAAGACAATGTTAGTAAATCAAAAGAAATGATTAGTGCGCTTAGCCATAGTGAGTCCAAAGAAACACTGCTAATGAAAACAGACAATAAAGCAATAGAAGAGGAAAGCAAAAGCAAATCAGAGGAAGATGATACTCATGACAAATCAACAGAAGCTAAAAGTGAATCAAGGGAAGATACAAAGAGCAAAGAAAACTCAGACGATGTGTCAGAAAATGACAGAAAATTGGATGACTCTGATACCACATTAGAGCAAGTGGGAAGCAGTGAGTCAAAAGAGGCCAGTAATTCCAACAAATCTTTTGAACTAAGGTCCATGGTGCTAGGAAATAATACATTG
This window of the Aquarana catesbeiana isolate 2022-GZ linkage group LG01, ASM4218655v1, whole genome shotgun sequence genome carries:
- the LOC141127404 gene encoding uncharacterized protein yields the protein MLADADTLTTKWSGEASIFNRGTIQTKHGFGQNLKLIPIGVYLEKDHFKLMVIAEGPPYIGCQEKKSPITMVVSGKNTSYAHNISMKKIILCVCITSLVLGYPVPDSHSDSSQNVEDDSRSSESSLRSSEQQYDSSEETAVDQQTDEISGGLHESTVDQDYISAPIDSIDIEEQLTGIGDGGNQEDVKPTHSGELQSSQEDDKERESTDHVDGGDVDDEDNESGSLEDTLDTVTTDVSEDNKPSSEGSQLEHDLSKAGEPGDHTDFDNKYKDDEDEVNDSDDEDPEIDTDDGKDADDDDYEDNVNIKVGNSKETNEDCGNDNHESNKDKKLQNNFISREYSYESKADNMQSDDSNTLLSSNSDLNIKKDVTSTSVEKSKEVTRNVKKGKQKMSKNSKVLKGKDSKIKSLGDSDIHNSKFGEEKQVSAKHRGLDNRDSKKTGGLDTGFHSEHEHSNIHNSHSNEHIDLKEELNSPEDHDSPEDPDSPEDPDSPEDTESPEDTESPEDTHSQEDANSLKVTHSAEDTHSPEDINSPEDTHSSEKTNSPEDTHSKEDVHLKVGDKQSKAGTSLSEEQSSPSNEDVTQSKESKEDVTKSVEDITDSEDNVSKSKEMISALSHSESKETLLMKTDNKAIEEESKSKSEEDDTHDKSTEAKSESREDTKSKENSDDVSENDRKLDDSDTTLEQVGSSESKEASNSNKSFELRSMVLGNNTLSDSKSAEHSSVSKEETEEDHESDSTDQDSKDTTTSESDDSQESQSKESSDESIEVRHRSQSSESEEDISRASISSEIDSRRFMFDFYNRKAIGNDNDCQDGY